From the genome of Plectropomus leopardus isolate mb chromosome 4, YSFRI_Pleo_2.0, whole genome shotgun sequence:
atgtgTAACAGGGTAAAACAATAGTGATTacatttcatatccaaaagTTCAAAGGCCAGACACCAAAAATTagacaataatttctgttttcacaaacCTTCAGGGGTCCTTGAACACGTTAGGTGTAGTGAATTCTTCCATCAAGAAACATCCTCAACCTTAAATAGTGACATTCAActtgttctcatcccaactcaaaTGATGCCACTTCATCAGTGGACCTAGATGTCAGACTATGATGTGCTAGGTGTCCCTCTTTGTCTGTTTCGGATTTCCAGGTACTGCGCGTCAGTTATCGCCTGTGACATGCATCGTGTCTTTTCAAAGAACGCTTCCATGGATGGACATGgtcttttccaaaataaacttGCAACACATTGTTCTTTCTTTACTTTACTTCACTTTATGTTACTTTACTTAAATTACTTGCTGAAATTTAGGCAACAGTAGTAtgtggttaggttaagaaaaaaGCACCGTGGTCTGGGATCATAGAGTACGGATGTCACCAGTGTCATGTGACACACATCACTAGCATGCATGCtgtgattaaaaatattttggatcaaaattatttgtgtttttacagtctgaGGAAaaattgtctattttttttttaatgacaaaagtCCAGTACTTAAATCAATCATTATGGTGTACTGATTTTAACTCAGGTTTTACAGATTTTAGGattatgaagcatttgaagatgctccaagaaatgagcaaaaacaccCATACAGGCCAGTTCTGCTGCAGAGTTCGAATCCAAAAAGATCAGACAGAAATTACAAGTCCCTTTCTGTGTCTTTCAGGTTTAGCAGAGCTCAAGCGTCACCATGAGCCGAGCCAGGACCTTGTCACTGATCTCCACCAAtcagctgctcctcctgttGACCATCATCTCAGTTGATCTTCCATGCTGTGCAGCTGCACGCTCAAATCTCAAGTCCAACTCCACGCTCGGCAACCACACCAAATGTGGAGGAAACACCGACTGCATCGAAGGCGTCATCCTGCCGATATGGAAGCCGGAAAACCCGCCCTTCACCGACCGCCTCGCCAGGGCCACCATCTACTTTGTGGGGTTGGCGTACATGTTCTTGGGCGTCTCAATCATCGCTGACCGCTTCATGGCGTCCATCGAGGTCATCACGTCCCAGGAGCGACAGATCACCATCAAGAAACCCAACGGTGAGAAGATCACCACCACGGTGCGCATCTGGAACGAGACGGTGTCCAACCTGACCCTGATGGCGCTGGGATCCTCCGCCCCAGAAATCCTCCTGTCCGTCGTGGAGGTTTGTGGTCACAACTTTAACGCTGGAGAGCTGGGTCCCAACACCATCGTAGGAAGTGCTGCCTTCAACATGTTCGTCATCATCGGTCTGTGCGTATCCGTCATTCCGGACGGAGAGACCAGGAAGGTGAAGCACCTCAGGGTGTTCTTCGTCACCGCCACCTGGAGCGTCTTTGCGTACACGTGGCTTTACCTGATCCTGGCCGTCTTCTCTCCAGGTGTGGTTGAGATCTGGGAGGGGCTGCTCACGCTCTTCTTCTTCCCGCTTTGTGTGGGATTTGCTTACGTGGCCGACCGCAGACTTCTCTTCTATAAGTACATGTACAAGCGATACAGAGCGGGCAAGCAGAAAGGAATGATCATTGAAACGGAGGGAGAGCCGGAGCTTCCCTCCAAGGTCGACATCGAAATGGACGGCAAAATGCTCAACGCCAATGGAGAGGAGTTTGATTATAACGAGCTGGATGAGGAGGAGGCCCGCAGGGAGGTCGCCAG
Proteins encoded in this window:
- the LOC121942133 gene encoding sodium/calcium exchanger 1-like, encoding MSRARTLSLISTNQLLLLLTIISVDLPCCAAARSNLKSNSTLGNHTKCGGNTDCIEGVILPIWKPENPPFTDRLARATIYFVGLAYMFLGVSIIADRFMASIEVITSQERQITIKKPNGEKITTTVRIWNETVSNLTLMALGSSAPEILLSVVEVCGHNFNAGELGPNTIVGSAAFNMFVIIGLCVSVIPDGETRKVKHLRVFFVTATWSVFAYTWLYLILAVFSPGVVEIWEGLLTLFFFPLCVGFAYVADRRLLFYKYMYKRYRAGKQKGMIIETEGEPELPSKVDIEMDGKMLNANGEEFDYNELDEEEARREVARILKELKQKHPEKEMEQLMELANYQVLTQQQKSRAFYRCQATRIMTGAGNVLKKHAADQAKRANQHDICSEVSLNDFSSKLFFDPGTYQCLENCGSVALNVVRRGGDLTSTVSVDYRTEDGTANAGSDYQFTEGTIVFKPGETEKEIRIDIIDDDIFEEDEHFLVHLSNVKVISEGAGSDKSQANHVDSLASLGLPCTATVTIFDDDHAGIFTFEEPLMTVSESVGVMEVKVIRTSGARGVVVVPYKTMEGTAKGGGEDFEDTHGVLEFENDEIL